The Macaca nemestrina isolate mMacNem1 chromosome 8, mMacNem.hap1, whole genome shotgun sequence genome contains the following window.
AAAGACAGTTATTACTTCTTAAGTTTCTCTTACATCCCCATACTACTTTGCTTCTGTACCATCAACACCCTAGCCCAAACTACCAACATAGCTCTCTTGGATTTTTGTAAAAGTTTTTGTAACTATGCCAACCACAACAGTGCCttctataatcagaaaaaaaaaaagtgaaagttctTAATCCTCAAATCTGTGAAGGAAGCATAGTAAAGTCTTAAGTTAGTTTCCCAAGTGCCTGTAGAAATTATGGTAATTACTCAAATACACAACAAAGACATCTATCCACATTACACATTATCATTAACAATCACCAGCTCTGGTTTGGTTAGAGTAAGTGGCTTGAGAAGTGGCAAAGGGTAAATGACAAGCACTATTTCCATCTCGCTGCATCTTCTGCTCTGTATCTGATCTTTTAAAACCAGAGTATCTGTTATGACTTTTCCCAGTCAGTCTTTTCCAGATTATTCTGGGGTCATCTGAAAGCCTGGGGAAGTCTTGATGTGCTTCTCCAATACGGGTAAGAAAGTCTTTGGTATGAAGATGTTCATCTATTTTCTCTTGAAGTAGAAATGACTCCAGTAAAGTCTTCTTTTGTTTCAGAAAGGCAGACAGGGCCAGCTGTGCTCTTTTCCTGTTACAATCGGGACACTGAGAAGATATGTGTTGCTTAGCTGCTGCCTCCTGTTTTGGCGTTGTCCTCATGTTTTTAAAGTAGATTCTGTTCAAAAGTTCATCAGGTACAGTACCACTTAAGGCAtctctctctgcagcctctgcatccAATCCAACATACAGCTTTTTATGTCTGCCACTCGTCTTCTTCTTAGAATCCCCTCTATGATGAATCAAATTTATCTTCATGGTGCAATAAGACTGCAGGGCATTCAATTCTTCATCGGATACCTGAGTGATTTCTGTTTGAAGTTTGGTGTCTGGTTGGTGCCGTTCAAAGTCAGAGTCTTTGCGCTTGAGGTAGTTGATCCATTTTTTACTCAActtcttttcataatttttgaaGTCCAAAAGCTCAGATTGTTTGTCTTCTTGTTCCAAGCTTGGAGTCTGCTTTTCCCTCTCCAGTTTGCTCCCAGAGGTCAGGGGCGATGACTGCCGTCCTCCAGAGGAGCTGAATGAACTGGAAGTCTGTACCTCATCAGTAAAGCTCTTCAAAGTCTCAGTCTCATCAGAAAGGTTTGCCAGAGCACTTTCGTCCGTTTGGGCCAATTCTGGGCAGATGGCCATCACAATGCATCAGGCTCAGCTCCTCATTTCCTTTGCCCAGGTTAAGACTGGCTCAGGAACCCGTCAGGAGCGGGCCCCTCCAGAAATGGCTCTCGGTGCCGTCAGCTCTGCGTAGCTTGTCTTCCGGGAGACGCCGCCTTCCCAGCTGCCATGGCAACGCGGGCCGCTCATGCGCAGTGACTGGCCACCCTGCGGGGTCCCGCCTTTTCCTCCGCGCCCCGCAGCGCCCACTTCGCCTGCGCTGCTTACACTGGGTTGGCGATTTCGCCCTTTCTTCTGCACTCCCGCTTCTCTTTGGTGCTAAAGTCGAGTAGTCAAGGGGAAAAGCTTGCAAACTCTGTTTCCCAGGGGTCAGACAGGTGGCACACGTGTGTGAGACTAATAGAGTTAGGTGGCCTGTGACAAATCCGAACGTGTACGCCCCCCTAAATGCATCtagatttaaaaatcaagcaaaacGCGCTGGACAACATGCACAAGCAAAAACTTGTCTGCAGGGTTTATAGCCAAGAGACCTCCTTGTAGACCATGTCTTTGGAGAAAAGTCAAAATACACCATTCTGTAAGAAGTAGTGTTCTGTGCTCCGGCATTCTGACGACCTTGAAgtttggggggcggggggcagggggagCACCTGAATTTTCCAAATCAGTTTATCTGGCCTTTTGTCCATGCAGGTGCCCCCTGGCTGGCATATCCACGCCAGTCCTCACTCTTAATATGGTTAATTTATCCTTCTCCTCGGAGTCTTATCTCCTCAGGAAGGGCTTAATACCCTCCCCTGTCCTAAACtctttccagactttttttttttttttaaatagtgtcCAACTATGTGATTGTATGAGTATTTGATTATGAAGGCTGAAGGCAGAAATCATCTCGGTGTTGCCGACTAGTATGTGTTCAGCAATCAGCAGACACGTAGCAGGTGTTCAAGAAATCTCTGTTGAGTGAATGGCTATGGAACAAATAAATCTTACCTTACACAGGTCCAGAGGATTTGGGGAAATAAGTACTGTCAGCTCAGGGAAATCTAACCTTTTTTCTAACTGAATTCCCAAACTTGGGCTATTCTTCaggatatattttttattaatgggtttatttaaaaaacacagtaGAGTTTTATTAATTATCatgagaaattataaaatgttaactCTACAGATGGACTTTTCCTAGGCCATAATAGTTCTTGAGTCTAGGTCTTAGTCAATGTCTAGGATAATTTTAAGAGCCTAGACACCCTTCTTTCTCAGttttgtctctctgtctttcttcctgTGTTTGCTGGGGATTGGGGGGGTATTATTCAGGTCTAGCCAGATATATTCCCCAAATGTTCATTTTGGCAAAGAGTTAAAGTCAAATATTCAAAAAGCATATCTCAAGTATATGAGCCAACTTCCTATTGAAGATAAGGAGACTCCAACTTCATTTATTCAACCCAAATTGTATTTTATCATATAATGGTAGTCTTTACAAAAGAGGTACCGTGTAATTTGTGAATAATTCCAAGTAATTTCCAGTAGGGctcaatattttcattatttatttttatttcaaacctCTGCCTCATTCTCTGAATATTTACATTCATATTTACACACTATTCACGTTTTATCTATATCTTATCCATAACATTGAACAAGGAGGCTatactttaaataaaatctatCTGTGTCTTCTAACATGCCAAATGTCTGGGGTAATCTGTCTTTTTTATAAAAGTGTCTTaaatttctcttgatttttaaaaataactttatccTACAAGGAGATAAAGGTGGGTGGGAAGTTGTATAATTAATTTCTTTGTAATATTCAGCGTGACCCAGTGGACAGTTTTACATTCTAGTAAGTGTGTTATCCAAGGAATAAAATATCTCAACAGTACTATATTCGTCAAATAAGATTCATGAAAACACAGGTCAAAGTttgattttaaacaaatatgaaGAGTAATAGTTTTCCTTTGGAAATCCCAAGCTTCTCGCCATCTCTCAGGGGCTGCTGGGAATGTCAGAATCCTTCATGCACCAAGCTGTGGCTGCTTATGGTGGGGATTGAGAGATAGGAAGAATAGAAGAGAAAGAGTCCAATCAGGCTCTCTTGGCCTAACCTTGCTATGCCGGTCCTATTACTGTTCTGCAGCTACTTTCTCTTCTTCGTAGTTCCTATCAGAGAGCAGGGCCAAGGCTTTTCTTCTAGCTTTTTCCTTAATGATCAAGAATCATTTGCAGCTATAAGGCCAACCCCAGAAAGAAGAAGTCAAAACAAATTCGTGATTCCCCTTCTCTCTTGCTTTCCTTTCCTATGGAGGGAGAAAAGCAAGCTTTCAGCATCTGTCACTCtggcaagcaattctcctcccagATATCATAACCGTTTCCTTGATGAGTTGGCATTTGGCAGGGACCTCTTCCGAGTGGTGTGCAGGGTACAAAGTGGGAATCTAGTTTAAGTATAAGAGAGACCACGTTGACAGAGCCTTCAAAAACATTCTACCCTTTACATGAACTTTTCAGGTAACGCTGTGCTTGGTTCCGTGGATCCAGCAAGATGAAATGTTTAGCTGTTCTCCTAGGGGTTAAGTTGAATGTGACAAGAATCTCACTGTAAGGGCCATTTTTGTGAAGAAAAGAATCTTATATCACTcatgatgaaaaataattttatttatagttgTTCAATATGTTTTTTGTGGTTCACCGGTTGTTctttatcttcatttaaaaagtttttaccTCACGAATATCTCTATCTTTGTATTCTGTTTTCTGCATctttgtttttagtatttttttctgaaattggtCAATTGCCTTGTGACTAGCTGTCTTCTACTTTAATAGCTATTTTTTTGCAAAAGTAATAATATAGGTTTactgcagatttttttaaaaaagaaaatgataaaccaCAAATACTGATTTTAAGCAGAAGCTGCCTATATTCTGGCTTCCCAAAGAGAATTACTATAAACATTGATAAGTATTGTGATGTTCTTTCTTGAATTTCCTAATTAAAACCTAGATTATATTGAATTTTGGTTTTATGAACAGTTTTTTCcagttattaataaaatgaaactttgcattcattgtaaaaattattttcaacataATTTTAAAGGTGGTTTTGCATTATTTGATTCATTTAACAACTACTTTCAGATACaaggtatttctagtttttttgctatgaaaaattattcctttagctaaatctttatatatatttgtagctATATGTTTGGGATAAATTTCAGAAATCATAATTCATGGGTCAAAATTTATGCCCATTTTAATGCTTTTGAGATCTGTTTCTCCTATATAGATTAAATTGACAGATCCTTCAAAAATATTCTACCCTTTACACCAATTTTTGCAAGTGCCACTGTGCAAGGTTCTGTGAATCAAGCAAGATGAAATGTTTAGCTCTTCTCCTAAGAGACTAAGTTAAAGATGCCAGGAATCTCGCTGTGAGGAgctgtttctgtgaagaaaagGATCTTACATCactcatgattttttaaaaattaatttagagtTTCGTACATCATTTTTTCTAGgatataatattattttgtcCATAAATACTTCATTTTGTATCTCTTACAAGTTAGgcctttttaaaaacagccacATTATGACCACATCTAGCACATAATGATAAATCTTTAATATCATCTCATAATTATTTTGTGCTCAAATTTATCTGACTGCCTCAAAAATGGCTTTTTGCAAGGTGAAGTGTCAGAATCAGGATCCAAACAAGGTCCACCAACTGCATTTGGCTAATGTAGTCCTCAAGGGTTTTACTTCCTAACAGTTCCAAAGtacaaatactttttataaatgaaaaagtgaaaaggaACAGGAAGAGAAGTATAGTTTTATTCTCTGTTCTTGCTATTATGTTCCCTATAGATAATCATAATTTTAGagtttttgatttttctttcaaaataattttttgaaaatataaataacgTCTCTCATACATATGTGGTCCcctcttcttaaaaaaacaaattgacATACTCTACACATTGCCTCATAgctatttttctggttttttttcctaaaaatatattctagataccACTTTACAACAGCATATAAACATCATTCTAATTTATTTCTATGattgcatagtatttca
Protein-coding sequences here:
- the C8H8orf48 gene encoding uncharacterized protein C8orf48 homolog, producing the protein MAICPELAQTDESALANLSDETETLKSFTDEVQTSSSFSSSGGRQSSPLTSGSKLEREKQTPSLEQEDKQSELLDFKNYEKKLSKKWINYLKRKDSDFERHQPDTKLQTEITQVSDEELNALQSYCTMKINLIHHRGDSKKKTSGRHKKLYVGLDAEAAERDALSGTVPDELLNRIYFKNMRTTPKQEAAAKQHISSQCPDCNRKRAQLALSAFLKQKKTLLESFLLQEKIDEHLHTKDFLTRIGEAHQDFPRLSDDPRIIWKRLTGKSHNRYSGFKRSDTEQKMQRDGNSACHLPFATSQATYSNQTRAGDC